In the Campylobacter sp. RM6914 genome, one interval contains:
- a CDS encoding XRE family transcriptional regulator — translation MKTFALKIEEVLKDKNINTVQLAEKLGVSQSLVSQWLSGEKRTRKFLKPLADFSGRPIEYFLDDNIETVEQLKSEIKDDNDTVYVPFFKDGVVSAGFGAENDDLGEPDLLPFKPEDLRIMFNVSPKAKIGIIPCFGNSMEPTIMESDLVVFCHDGQEAIEGAIYVCRYDNELLVKRFKKRPYFALISDNRDYEPIKIEELLTVEIIGRVVGSYSINSKRF, via the coding sequence ATGAAAACATTTGCCCTAAAGATAGAGGAAGTACTAAAAGATAAAAATATAAATACGGTACAGCTAGCTGAAAAGCTAGGCGTTTCGCAGTCGCTAGTCAGTCAGTGGCTATCAGGCGAAAAAAGAACAAGAAAATTTTTAAAACCATTAGCTGATTTTTCTGGTCGCCCTATTGAATATTTTTTAGATGACAACATAGAAACAGTAGAGCAGTTAAAAAGTGAGATAAAAGACGACAACGACACGGTTTACGTGCCGTTTTTCAAAGATGGCGTTGTGTCAGCTGGCTTTGGTGCGGAAAATGACGACCTAGGAGAGCCTGATTTATTGCCATTTAAACCAGAGGATTTAAGGATAATGTTTAATGTAAGCCCAAAGGCTAAAATAGGAATAATCCCTTGCTTTGGTAACTCAATGGAGCCGACAATAATGGAAAGCGATTTGGTGGTATTTTGCCACGATGGGCAGGAGGCAATAGAGGGCGCGATATATGTTTGCAGATATGACAACGAGCTATTAGTTAAAAGGTTTAAAAAGCGCCCATATTTTGCGCTAATAAGCGACAATAGAGACTACGAGCCGATTAAGATAGAGGAGCTTTTAACAGTTGAAATTATCGGTCGCGTTGTAGGCTCATATTCTATAAATTCAAAGAGATTTTAG
- a CDS encoding DUF6475 domain-containing protein, giving the protein MTIQEFYGVFMPVVEYYKADLSKAVIALYFEDLGHLEASELKRGLRELRQSRKYSNMPTIAEIIEAVEGDFESKAQLALDDLIYAINKYGPDRSVCFSDNAIMSVVKAAGGWEAVGNLKGKEWEDFKKWEFKKLYKTYSKPNQTAPAYLIGKHERENSFSNQSGKFDKVYFIGMDKEPIPALEFKEGLAKISPTNKLLAGINKAAV; this is encoded by the coding sequence ATGACAATACAAGAATTTTACGGCGTATTTATGCCGGTAGTTGAATACTACAAAGCCGACCTAAGCAAGGCGGTTATAGCACTTTACTTTGAGGATTTGGGACATCTTGAAGCGAGTGAGTTAAAACGCGGGCTAAGAGAGCTAAGGCAAAGCCGCAAATACTCAAATATGCCGACGATCGCCGAGATTATAGAGGCTGTAGAGGGCGACTTTGAAAGCAAGGCGCAACTAGCCTTAGACGATTTGATTTACGCGATAAACAAATACGGCCCTGACCGCAGCGTCTGCTTTAGCGACAACGCCATTATGAGCGTAGTAAAGGCGGCTGGTGGCTGGGAAGCTGTGGGAAATTTAAAGGGCAAAGAGTGGGAGGATTTTAAAAAATGGGAGTTTAAAAAGCTTTACAAAACCTACTCAAAGCCAAACCAAACAGCACCGGCATATCTAATCGGCAAACACGAGAGAGAAAATAGCTTTAGTAACCAAAGCGGTAAATTTGACAAGGTTTATTTTATCGGGATGGATAAAGAGCCAATCCCAGCGCTTGAATTTAAAGAGGGACTAGCAAAAATCAGCCCAACAAACAAACTCCTAGCGGGCATTAATAAGGCGGCGGTATGA
- a CDS encoding helix-turn-helix domain-containing protein encodes MSDDLQNGYAICFNSWLFDDKIQNELRLLLLISSLSAKNGYCHASNEYLGEKLGKSADTISAGITKLKKYGYIETEVEKFGAVITNRKIRILALEKANQSPTENLPFANGIDEKSDINSADLPFANGKNTVANGKNRDSERKICRPPYNVCARMNNTSSENYKPLKIQALNSTPLPPTQVLPDFLDPALWEQYLAYKKERKEKLSKQGIEMKFSEWSRWHSEGIDVNACIREAMANEWQGVFKPKTQGGSGRNVPNNATTNPHGLNQGTLNTMRAFDELAKDMIANGQGHLVGDFK; translated from the coding sequence ATGAGCGATGATCTACAAAACGGATATGCCATCTGTTTTAACTCGTGGCTGTTTGATGATAAGATACAAAACGAACTTAGACTGCTTCTTTTAATCTCATCACTATCGGCTAAAAATGGCTACTGCCACGCTAGTAATGAGTACTTAGGTGAAAAGTTAGGCAAATCAGCCGACACAATCTCTGCCGGTATAACAAAGCTAAAAAAATACGGCTACATTGAAACTGAAGTTGAAAAATTTGGAGCAGTAATCACAAATAGAAAAATTAGAATTTTAGCACTTGAAAAAGCAAATCAATCGCCAACGGAAAATTTGCCGTTCGCCAACGGAATAGATGAAAAAAGTGATATAAATTCGGCTGATTTACCGTTCGCCAACGGAAAAAATACCGTCGCCAACGGAAAAAATAGGGACAGCGAACGGAAAATTTGCCGTCCGCCATATAATGTATGCGCGCGAATGAATAATACAAGCAGTGAAAATTACAAGCCTTTAAAAATACAAGCTTTAAATTCTACCCCCTTACCCCCTACGCAAGTTTTGCCCGATTTTCTTGACCCCGCTTTATGGGAGCAATACCTAGCCTACAAAAAAGAGCGCAAAGAAAAACTTAGCAAGCAAGGTATCGAGATGAAATTTAGCGAGTGGAGCAGATGGCATAGCGAGGGCATAGACGTCAATGCCTGCATACGAGAGGCAATGGCAAATGAGTGGCAAGGGGTGTTTAAACCAAAGACGCAAGGGGGTAGCGGGCGCAACGTGCCAAACAATGCTACGACAAACCCACACGGCCTAAATCAAGGCACACTAAACACGATGCGAGCTTTTGACGAGCTGGCTAAGGATATGATCGCAAACGGACAAGGACACCTAGTAGGAGATTTCAAATGA